A section of the Streptomyces sp. V3I8 genome encodes:
- a CDS encoding cupin domain-containing protein, translating into MQITRSSIDTVKGPADWFTGDVYIDPVAAAPAPSRVTASLVHFMPGARTHWHRHPLGQTVFVTEGVGLCQRRGGPVEVIRPGDRVLFEADEEHWHGATPNRLMVHLAINEGDDTHDVVHWLNPVTDEEYTATPVTG; encoded by the coding sequence GTGCAGATCACCCGCAGCTCGATCGACACCGTCAAGGGCCCCGCCGACTGGTTCACCGGTGACGTCTACATCGACCCCGTCGCCGCCGCGCCCGCCCCGTCCCGGGTCACCGCGTCCCTGGTGCACTTCATGCCCGGCGCCCGCACCCACTGGCACCGCCACCCCCTTGGCCAGACCGTCTTCGTCACCGAAGGCGTCGGCCTGTGCCAGCGCCGCGGCGGACCGGTGGAAGTCATCCGGCCCGGTGACCGCGTCCTGTTCGAAGCCGACGAGGAGCACTGGCACGGCGCCACCCCGAACCGGCTCATGGTCCACCTGGCCATCAACGAGGGCGACGACACCCACGACGTCGTGCACTGGCTGAACCCCGTCACCGACGAGGAATACACCGCCACCCCGGTCACCGGCTGA
- the dhaK gene encoding dihydroxyacetone kinase subunit DhaK has protein sequence MKMLINVAETVVADALRGMAAAHPELTVDVENRVIVRRDAPVAGKVGLVSGGGSGHEPLHGGFVGPGMLSAACPGEVFTSPVPDQMVRAAAAVDSGAGVLFIVKNYTGDVLNFDMAAELAEDEGVQIAKVLVDDDVAVTDSLYTAGRRGTGATLFVEKIAGAAAEEGRPLEQVEALARRVNANARSFGVALSACATPAKGSPTFDLPPGELELGVGIHGEPGRERRAMMTSREIADYSVNVVLEDMNPRNPVLVLVNGMGATPLLELYGFNAEVQRVLAERGVPVARTLVGNYVTSLDMAGASVTLCQVDEDLLRLWDAPVRTAGLRWGM, from the coding sequence ATGAAAATGCTCATCAATGTCGCGGAAACGGTGGTCGCGGACGCGCTGCGGGGCATGGCCGCCGCGCATCCCGAGCTGACCGTGGATGTCGAGAACCGGGTGATCGTACGGCGGGACGCCCCCGTGGCCGGAAAGGTGGGGCTCGTCTCCGGCGGCGGATCGGGGCACGAGCCGCTGCACGGCGGATTCGTGGGCCCCGGGATGCTGTCCGCGGCCTGTCCCGGTGAGGTGTTCACGAGTCCGGTGCCCGACCAGATGGTGCGGGCCGCGGCCGCCGTGGACAGCGGCGCCGGCGTGCTGTTCATCGTGAAGAACTACACCGGTGACGTGCTCAACTTCGACATGGCGGCGGAGCTCGCCGAGGACGAGGGCGTCCAGATCGCCAAGGTGCTCGTCGACGACGACGTGGCCGTCACCGACAGCCTCTACACCGCCGGCCGCCGCGGCACCGGCGCCACCCTGTTCGTGGAGAAGATCGCCGGCGCCGCCGCCGAGGAGGGCCGGCCGCTGGAACAGGTCGAGGCACTGGCCCGCCGCGTCAACGCGAACGCGCGCAGTTTCGGCGTCGCGCTCAGCGCCTGCGCCACACCCGCCAAGGGCAGCCCCACCTTCGACCTGCCGCCCGGGGAGCTGGAGCTGGGCGTCGGGATCCACGGCGAGCCGGGCCGGGAGCGGCGCGCGATGATGACCTCGCGGGAGATCGCCGACTACTCGGTGAACGTCGTCCTGGAGGACATGAACCCGCGCAACCCCGTCCTGGTCCTGGTGAACGGCATGGGCGCCACCCCGCTGCTGGAGCTGTACGGCTTCAACGCCGAGGTGCAGCGGGTGCTGGCCGAGCGCGGCGTACCGGTGGCCCGCACCCTGGTAGGGAACTACGTCACCTCGCTCGACATGGCCGGCGCCTCGGTGACCCTGTGCCAGGTCGACGAGGACCTGCTGCGGCTGTGGGACGCGCCGGTGCGCACGGCGGGCCTGCGCTGGGGCATGTGA
- a CDS encoding SDR family oxidoreductase, translated as MTTFALIGAGPGLGLASARRFGAAGHGVALVSRNADHLDALVAELDGEGIRACGFTADVLDSASLTAALHAAAGELGPIEILQFSPVPRADFMKPVLDTTAGDLDAPLSFSVKGPVTCVNAVLPGMRELGRGTLLFVNGSSAVRPNSKVAGTSIAFAAESAYAAMLHDALAEENIHAAQLIIPGAISQDAEHSSPTVLAERLYAIHTERGDFRHYSEPLPDRTG; from the coding sequence GTGACCACTTTCGCCCTCATCGGTGCCGGCCCCGGCCTGGGACTGGCCTCCGCCCGCCGCTTCGGTGCCGCAGGCCACGGCGTCGCCCTCGTCTCCCGCAACGCCGACCACCTCGATGCCCTCGTGGCCGAACTGGACGGTGAGGGCATCCGGGCCTGCGGCTTCACCGCTGACGTCCTCGACTCCGCCTCCCTGACCGCGGCCCTGCACGCGGCGGCCGGGGAGCTCGGGCCGATCGAGATCCTCCAGTTCAGCCCGGTGCCCCGGGCCGACTTCATGAAGCCGGTCCTGGACACCACCGCCGGCGACCTGGACGCCCCGCTGTCCTTCTCCGTCAAGGGCCCGGTGACCTGCGTGAACGCGGTTTTGCCCGGGATGCGGGAGCTGGGACGCGGCACGCTGTTGTTCGTCAACGGCTCCAGCGCCGTGCGCCCGAACTCCAAGGTGGCCGGTACCTCGATCGCGTTCGCCGCAGAGAGCGCGTATGCAGCGATGCTCCACGACGCGCTCGCCGAGGAGAACATCCACGCCGCCCAGTTGATCATCCCTGGTGCGATCAGCCAGGACGCCGAGCACTCCAGCCCTACGGTGCTGGCCGAGCGGCTGTACGCGATCCACACCGAGCGCGGCGACTTCCGGCACTACTCCGAGCCGCTGCCCGACCGGACGGGATGA
- a CDS encoding cyclophilin-like fold protein, with product MDIQFTLDGRRVGATLNDSPAARGFAELLPLTLDLQDFHGTERVADLPRKLETSGAPEPAAARVGDIAYYAPWGNLALFYREGPAASADLLILGHLDVSAEQLGGARRVTIEVAS from the coding sequence ATGGACATCCAGTTCACCCTCGACGGCCGCCGCGTCGGCGCCACCTTGAACGACAGCCCCGCCGCCCGCGGCTTCGCCGAGCTGCTCCCGCTCACCCTGGACCTTCAGGACTTCCACGGCACGGAGCGGGTGGCCGACCTGCCGCGCAAGCTGGAGACCTCCGGCGCCCCTGAACCGGCCGCGGCCAGGGTCGGCGACATCGCCTACTACGCGCCCTGGGGCAACCTGGCCCTCTTCTACCGGGAAGGGCCTGCCGCCTCCGCCGACCTGCTCATACTCGGCCACCTCGACGTCAGCGCCGAACAGCTCGGCGGGGCCCGGCGCGTCACCATCGAAGTCGCCTCCTGA
- a CDS encoding helix-turn-helix transcriptional regulator has product MDNREEVREFLTSRRARITPERAGLPAGPRRRVPGLRRSEVAALADMSVEYYAKLERGNLAGVSPSVLEALARALQLDDAERAHLLNLARSADGSDVLNRPRRRRTKDRWRPHRSLQWTLDAITAGPAFVRNGRTDILAANPLARAFYADVHAAPGNQANLARFNFLDPASRRFYPDWNLFADVTVAILRTEAGRNPHDKDLHDLVGELSTRSEEFRTRWGAHNVRHHGTGTKRFHHSVVGELTLAFEGLEMAAEPGLTLTIYTAEPGSPSEEGLRLLASWAATQNSDSPSTTTGNAGR; this is encoded by the coding sequence ATGGACAACCGCGAGGAGGTCCGCGAGTTCCTCACCTCGCGGCGAGCCAGGATCACCCCCGAGCGGGCCGGACTGCCCGCAGGCCCCCGGCGCCGCGTTCCCGGCCTTCGCAGAAGCGAGGTCGCTGCCCTGGCCGACATGAGCGTCGAGTACTACGCCAAGCTCGAACGCGGCAACCTCGCCGGCGTCTCACCGTCCGTCCTGGAAGCCCTCGCCCGGGCCCTTCAGCTCGATGACGCCGAACGCGCCCACCTGCTGAACCTGGCCCGGTCCGCCGACGGATCCGACGTCCTCAACCGCCCCCGCCGACGGCGTACGAAGGACCGGTGGCGGCCGCACCGCAGCCTGCAATGGACCCTGGACGCCATCACCGCAGGTCCCGCGTTCGTCCGCAACGGCCGCACGGACATCCTCGCCGCCAACCCGCTCGCCCGCGCGTTCTACGCCGACGTCCACGCCGCCCCCGGCAACCAGGCGAACCTCGCTCGCTTCAACTTCCTCGACCCCGCCTCCCGGCGCTTCTACCCCGACTGGAACCTCTTCGCCGACGTCACCGTGGCCATCCTGCGCACCGAGGCCGGCCGCAACCCCCACGACAAGGACCTCCACGACCTCGTCGGCGAGCTGTCCACCCGCAGCGAGGAATTCCGCACCCGCTGGGGCGCCCACAACGTCCGGCACCACGGCACCGGCACCAAACGGTTCCACCACTCGGTCGTCGGTGAGCTCACGCTCGCCTTCGAGGGCCTGGAGATGGCAGCCGAACCCGGCCTCACCCTCACCATCTACACGGCCGAACCCGGCTCACCCTCGGAAGAAGGATTGCGCCTGCTCGCCTCGTGGGCGGCCACCCAGAACAGCGACAGCCCCTCCACCACCACCGGGAATGCGGGCCGGTAG
- a CDS encoding FAD-dependent oxidoreductase, giving the protein MTRYPHLLQPLDLGHTTLRNRVLMGSMHVGLEEAEHGFERMAEFYAARARGGVGLIVTGGIAPNEAGRPYEGGAKMTTEAEAEQHAAITAAVHREGGKIAMQILHFGRYAYHQDLVAPSALQAPISPHTPRALTDDEVERTVDDYARAARLARSAGYDGVEIMGSEGYLINEFIAARTNERDDRWGGSYENRIRFPLEIVRRVREAVGDDFIIVYRLSMLDLVPGGSSLDEVITLARAVEAAGATVINTGIGWHEARIPTIATSVPRGAYTWVTKKVMGAVSIPLVTTNRINTPELAEQLLADGHADMVSMARPMLADPDFVAKAAAGRPEAINTCIGCNQACLDHTFSGRITSCLVNPRACHETELVLTPTRTRKRIAVVGAGPAGLACAVGAAERGHDVTLYDAAGEIGGQLNVARRVPGKQEFDETIRYFRTQLDLHGVDVRLNTPVAAGDLTAYEEVVVATGVGPRTPEIPGVEHPSVVGYLDVLRDGAPVGDRVAILGAGGIGFDVAEYLTDSGDKASEDPATYFRHWGVDMDYRAPGGLGAPERPVPPRSVHLLQRKESKVGAGLGRTTGWIHRTELKHRGVTMVPGVRYDRIDDAGLHVTVDGESSVLPVDTVVLCTGQEPRRDLYDALCAEGRSAHLIGGADIAAELDAKRAIKQGTELAAAL; this is encoded by the coding sequence ATGACCCGTTACCCCCATCTGCTGCAGCCGCTGGACCTGGGACACACCACGCTCAGGAACCGCGTGCTCATGGGCTCCATGCACGTAGGCCTCGAAGAGGCCGAACACGGCTTCGAGCGGATGGCCGAGTTCTACGCGGCCAGAGCACGCGGCGGCGTAGGCCTCATCGTCACCGGCGGCATCGCGCCCAACGAGGCGGGCCGTCCCTACGAGGGCGGCGCCAAAATGACCACCGAGGCGGAGGCCGAACAGCACGCCGCGATCACCGCCGCCGTGCACCGCGAGGGCGGGAAGATCGCGATGCAGATCCTCCACTTCGGCCGCTACGCCTACCACCAGGACCTGGTCGCGCCCAGCGCCCTCCAGGCCCCCATCAGCCCCCACACCCCCCGCGCCCTCACGGACGACGAGGTCGAGCGGACCGTCGACGACTACGCCAGGGCCGCCCGCCTCGCCCGGAGCGCGGGCTACGACGGCGTGGAGATCATGGGCTCCGAGGGCTATCTGATCAACGAGTTCATCGCCGCCCGGACCAACGAACGCGACGACCGCTGGGGCGGCTCGTACGAGAACCGCATCCGCTTCCCGCTGGAGATCGTCCGCCGGGTGCGCGAGGCGGTCGGCGACGACTTCATCATCGTCTACCGGCTCTCCATGCTGGACCTGGTCCCCGGCGGCTCCTCCCTGGACGAGGTGATCACCCTCGCCCGGGCCGTCGAGGCCGCCGGCGCGACCGTCATCAACACCGGCATCGGCTGGCACGAGGCACGCATCCCGACCATCGCGACCTCGGTCCCGCGCGGCGCGTACACCTGGGTCACCAAGAAGGTCATGGGCGCCGTGTCGATCCCGCTCGTGACGACGAACCGCATCAACACCCCGGAACTGGCCGAGCAGTTGCTCGCCGACGGACACGCGGACATGGTGTCCATGGCGCGGCCGATGCTCGCCGACCCCGACTTCGTCGCCAAGGCCGCGGCGGGGCGGCCCGAGGCCATCAACACCTGCATCGGCTGCAACCAGGCCTGCCTCGACCACACCTTCAGCGGCCGGATCACCTCGTGCCTGGTGAACCCGCGGGCCTGCCACGAGACGGAACTCGTCCTCACCCCGACCCGTACCCGCAAGCGGATCGCCGTCGTCGGCGCGGGCCCGGCCGGACTCGCCTGCGCGGTCGGCGCCGCCGAGCGCGGCCACGACGTCACCCTCTACGACGCCGCGGGCGAGATCGGCGGCCAGCTCAACGTGGCCCGCCGCGTCCCCGGCAAGCAGGAGTTCGACGAGACGATCCGCTACTTCCGCACCCAGCTCGACCTGCACGGTGTGGACGTCCGGCTGAACACCCCGGTCGCCGCCGGGGACCTCACCGCGTACGAGGAGGTCGTCGTCGCCACCGGAGTGGGCCCGCGCACCCCCGAGATCCCCGGCGTGGAGCACCCGAGCGTCGTCGGCTACCTCGACGTGCTGCGCGACGGCGCCCCCGTCGGGGACCGGGTCGCGATCCTCGGTGCCGGCGGCATCGGTTTCGACGTCGCCGAGTACCTGACCGACAGCGGCGACAAGGCGAGCGAGGACCCGGCGACGTACTTCCGGCACTGGGGCGTCGACATGGACTACCGGGCACCCGGCGGCCTCGGCGCCCCCGAACGGCCGGTCCCGCCGCGCAGCGTCCACCTCCTGCAACGCAAGGAGTCCAAGGTCGGCGCGGGCCTCGGGAGGACCACGGGCTGGATCCACCGCACCGAGCTGAAGCACCGCGGCGTCACCATGGTCCCCGGGGTGCGGTACGACCGTATCGACGACGCCGGACTGCACGTCACCGTCGACGGCGAGAGTTCCGTCCTGCCGGTCGACACCGTCGTGCTCTGCACGGGCCAGGAACCGCGCCGCGACCTGTACGACGCGCTGTGCGCCGAGGGCCGCAGCGCGCACCTCATCGGCGGCGCCGACATCGCGGCCGAGCTGGACGCCAAGCGCGCCATCAAGCAGGGCACCGAGCTGGCGGCGGCCCTGTAG
- a CDS encoding zinc-dependent alcohol dehydrogenase family protein, which translates to MRGAVIHAPGDIRFETVDDAKILKPTDAVIRTAVTCVCGSDLWPYRGAEPTEHAHPMGHEYVGFVEEVGSEVTSVQPGQFVVGSFATSDNTCANCRNGFQSNCLNREFMSTCQAEFVRIPNAQGTLVATQEVPGEELWPGLLAVSDVMGTGWWAADAAEVKPGSTAVVVGDGAVGLCAVIAAKEMGAERIIAMSRHESRQKLAREFGATDIVIERGEEGVARIKEMTGGIGADSVLECVGTAQAMSQALHCARPGGNVGFVGVPHEVAVDGQELFFSHVGLRGGPAPVRRYLPDLIDRVLQRRIDPGKVFDLTLPLEQVAEGYKAMDERRAVKTLLRP; encoded by the coding sequence ATGCGCGGAGCAGTGATCCACGCCCCCGGCGACATCCGCTTCGAGACCGTGGACGATGCCAAGATCCTCAAGCCGACCGACGCCGTCATCCGGACGGCCGTCACCTGCGTATGTGGTTCCGACCTGTGGCCCTATCGCGGTGCCGAGCCGACGGAGCACGCCCACCCCATGGGCCACGAGTACGTCGGCTTCGTCGAGGAGGTCGGGTCCGAGGTCACTTCGGTGCAGCCGGGCCAGTTCGTCGTCGGCTCGTTCGCCACCTCGGACAACACCTGCGCGAACTGCCGCAACGGCTTCCAGTCGAACTGCCTGAACCGCGAGTTCATGTCCACCTGCCAGGCCGAGTTCGTCCGCATCCCCAACGCCCAGGGCACGCTGGTCGCCACCCAGGAGGTGCCGGGCGAGGAGCTGTGGCCCGGCCTGCTGGCCGTTTCCGACGTGATGGGCACCGGCTGGTGGGCCGCGGACGCCGCCGAGGTGAAGCCCGGCTCGACCGCCGTGGTCGTCGGCGACGGCGCCGTCGGCCTGTGTGCGGTGATCGCGGCCAAGGAGATGGGCGCGGAGCGCATCATCGCCATGAGCCGTCACGAGTCCCGCCAGAAGCTTGCCCGGGAGTTCGGCGCCACCGACATCGTCATCGAGCGCGGTGAGGAGGGCGTCGCCCGGATCAAGGAGATGACCGGCGGTATCGGCGCCGACTCGGTCCTGGAGTGCGTCGGCACCGCCCAGGCCATGAGCCAGGCGCTGCACTGCGCCAGGCCCGGTGGCAACGTCGGCTTCGTCGGCGTCCCCCACGAGGTCGCCGTCGACGGGCAGGAGCTGTTCTTCTCCCACGTCGGCCTGCGCGGCGGCCCCGCCCCGGTACGCCGCTACCTGCCCGACCTGATCGACCGCGTCCTTCAGCGCCGGATCGACCCGGGCAAGGTCTTCGACCTCACCCTGCCCCTGGAGCAGGTCGCCGAGGGCTACAAGGCCATGGACGAGCGCCGCGCCGTCAAGACCCTCCTCAGGCCCTGA
- a CDS encoding glycoside hydrolase family 75 protein → MRVRSLMLVAAGAALIAPAALPGADPPSETGHERVAYTPATVDASSGTSALSGPNALVAPNTPNAPMAPMTPGGRKVLRPQGTGDVRAAELLAAARDCVPVSRGRFRSDDDEPADIEICGGRDAVFWKADMDIDCDGRPGRHCNERTDPLFHDSTAYQQSDGRQLSAERLPYVVVPAPSRRWNHREHGIRRGTVAAVVHRDRVGYAVVGDVGPDDIIGEASYALARDLGIRSDPRGGGAASGVTYILFKGPGASPIESRRAAAAQGERLARRFVGRD, encoded by the coding sequence GTGCGAGTCCGGTCACTGATGCTGGTTGCGGCCGGTGCCGCGCTGATCGCCCCTGCCGCACTCCCCGGGGCGGACCCGCCCTCCGAGACCGGGCACGAGCGTGTCGCGTACACCCCGGCCACGGTCGACGCCTCGAGCGGTACCAGCGCTCTGAGCGGCCCGAACGCACTGGTCGCACCGAACACCCCGAACGCGCCGATGGCACCGATGACACCGGGCGGGCGGAAGGTGCTCAGGCCGCAGGGGACGGGGGACGTCCGGGCCGCCGAACTGCTGGCCGCGGCGCGCGACTGCGTACCCGTCTCGCGGGGCCGCTTCCGCAGTGACGACGACGAGCCCGCGGACATCGAGATCTGCGGCGGGCGCGACGCCGTCTTCTGGAAGGCCGACATGGACATCGACTGCGACGGCAGGCCCGGCCGGCACTGCAACGAACGTACCGACCCGCTCTTCCACGACAGCACCGCCTACCAGCAGTCCGACGGACGCCAGCTCAGCGCCGAGCGGCTGCCGTACGTCGTCGTGCCCGCACCGAGCCGCCGCTGGAACCACCGCGAGCACGGCATCCGGCGCGGAACGGTCGCCGCCGTCGTCCACCGCGACCGGGTCGGATACGCGGTGGTGGGCGACGTCGGCCCCGACGACATCATCGGTGAGGCGTCGTACGCCCTGGCCCGGGACCTCGGTATCCGCTCCGACCCGCGCGGCGGCGGGGCGGCGTCCGGGGTCACCTACATCCTGTTCAAGGGCCCGGGCGCCTCGCCCATCGAGAGCAGGCGGGCGGCCGCCGCCCAGGGGGAGCGGCTCGCCCGCCGGTTCGTCGGACGGGACTGA
- a CDS encoding PadR family transcriptional regulator: MSLPHAILTALLEKPSSGLELTRRFDRSIGYFWSATHQQIYRELGKLEAGGSIRALAPQQPARGQKKRYEVLPAGRAELARWTAASQDPRPMRDPLLLRLRAAAVVGTEGIEADLRRHLDLHRRQLTEYEEIQERDFPPGRATAADRLQHLVLRAGIDLETFWTGWLTRALEEFERPAAEDPTS; encoded by the coding sequence ATGTCACTCCCGCACGCGATCCTCACCGCCCTGCTCGAGAAGCCGTCGTCGGGACTGGAGCTGACCCGTCGCTTCGACAGGTCGATCGGCTACTTCTGGTCGGCGACGCACCAGCAGATCTACCGCGAGCTGGGAAAGCTGGAGGCCGGGGGCTCCATCAGGGCCCTCGCCCCGCAGCAGCCGGCCCGCGGGCAGAAGAAGCGGTACGAGGTGCTGCCGGCGGGCCGTGCCGAACTGGCCCGCTGGACCGCCGCGTCCCAGGACCCCAGGCCCATGCGGGACCCGCTGCTGCTGCGGCTGCGGGCGGCGGCGGTGGTCGGCACCGAGGGCATCGAGGCGGATCTGCGTCGTCATCTCGACCTGCACCGGCGGCAGTTGACGGAGTACGAGGAGATCCAGGAGCGCGACTTCCCGCCCGGCAGGGCGACCGCGGCGGACCGGCTGCAGCACCTCGTCCTGCGGGCCGGGATCGACCTGGAGACCTTCTGGACCGGCTGGCTCACCCGGGCGCTGGAGGAGTTCGAGCGGCCTGCGGCCGAGGACCCCACGTCCTGA
- a CDS encoding PTS fructose transporter subunit IIA has product MSDAARDVPDTAARDGDGLVGIVLVSHSAAVAASVAELATGLAGGGTTAPVAPAGGDGDGGLGTSSELISAAAAAVDRGAGVAVLTDLGSAVLTVKALLAEGDELPSDTRLVDAPFVEGAVAAVVTASAGADLAAVEAAAAEAYTYRKV; this is encoded by the coding sequence GTGAGTGACGCCGCGCGGGACGTGCCGGACACGGCGGCGCGGGACGGGGACGGGCTCGTGGGCATCGTGCTCGTGTCGCACAGCGCGGCGGTGGCCGCCTCGGTCGCCGAGCTGGCGACGGGGCTCGCGGGCGGCGGCACGACCGCCCCGGTGGCGCCGGCGGGCGGCGACGGGGACGGCGGCCTCGGCACCAGTTCCGAGCTGATCTCGGCCGCGGCGGCCGCCGTGGACCGCGGCGCCGGTGTCGCCGTGCTCACCGACCTGGGCAGCGCGGTCCTCACCGTGAAGGCCCTGCTGGCGGAGGGTGACGAGCTGCCGTCGGACACCCGGCTGGTGGACGCGCCGTTCGTGGAGGGCGCGGTGGCGGCGGTCGTCACGGCGTCCGCCGGGGCGGACCTCGCCGCGGTGGAGGCGGCGGCCGCCGAGGCGTACACGTACCGGAAGGTCTGA
- a CDS encoding fibronectin type III domain-containing protein: MRRVLLRAAVAGGALLTTVSCGLGGQDTGGGSGPPGAPAGVTAAAGSASSVHVMWNRAAGRPAVTRYEVYRGTTKVKEVPGSEHMADITRLEPSTEYAFSVRARDADGRLGPPSERVRATTPTATAADERAPSRPEDLRGRAAGSRAVQLSWSRSTDDRGVASYDIQQGATKIHSVGGSQTAAVVTGLRPGTRYSFTVRARDAADNLSPVSRTVRISTPTDGGGGGGGGGTAAGTGMAPTGFRAATHRADGAHYLDLSWTAPEVDGVITEYQIQLDRKPVTSLVWGATPPRGRATYSFYVGREAGLTQRVRIRAKLPDGTWGAFSAERTVTTGGRTAR; this comes from the coding sequence GTGCGACGCGTACTCCTGCGAGCGGCCGTGGCCGGGGGCGCGCTCCTGACGACCGTGTCCTGCGGCCTCGGCGGACAGGACACGGGCGGCGGGAGCGGCCCGCCCGGTGCTCCGGCCGGTGTCACCGCGGCGGCGGGCAGCGCGAGCAGCGTGCACGTCATGTGGAACCGGGCCGCCGGCAGACCCGCGGTCACCCGCTACGAGGTGTACCGCGGCACCACGAAGGTGAAGGAAGTGCCCGGTTCGGAGCACATGGCCGACATCACCAGGCTGGAGCCGTCGACCGAGTACGCCTTCTCCGTCCGGGCGCGGGACGCCGACGGCAGGCTCGGCCCGCCGAGCGAGCGGGTACGGGCCACCACGCCCACCGCGACCGCCGCCGACGAGCGGGCCCCGAGCCGTCCGGAGGACCTGCGCGGCAGGGCGGCCGGGAGCAGGGCCGTCCAGCTCTCCTGGTCCCGGTCCACGGACGACCGGGGCGTGGCCTCGTACGACATCCAGCAGGGCGCCACCAAGATCCACAGTGTGGGCGGGTCGCAGACGGCGGCCGTGGTCACCGGGCTGCGGCCGGGCACGCGCTACTCCTTCACGGTCCGGGCACGCGACGCGGCGGACAACCTCTCGCCCGTGAGCCGGACCGTCCGGATCAGCACGCCGACGGACGGCGGCGGTGGTGGCGGTGGCGGTGGTACGGCCGCCGGGACGGGCATGGCGCCCACCGGGTTCCGGGCCGCGACGCACCGGGCGGACGGGGCCCACTACCTCGACCTGTCCTGGACCGCGCCCGAGGTGGACGGGGTGATCACGGAGTACCAGATCCAGCTCGACCGGAAACCGGTCACCTCGCTCGTCTGGGGCGCCACACCGCCCCGCGGCAGGGCCACGTACAGCTTCTACGTCGGCCGGGAGGCCGGACTCACCCAGCGGGTACGGATCCGGGCGAAGCTGCCGGACGGCACCTGGGGCGCCTTCTCGGCGGAGCGGACGGTGACGACCGGGGGCCGGACGGCACGGTGA
- the dhaL gene encoding dihydroxyacetone kinase subunit DhaL has product MLDADFFRRWMTATAASVEREAERLTALDSPIGDADHGSNLQRGFRAVAETLEKEQPATPGAVLTLAGRRLISTVGGASGPLYGTLLRRTGKALGDAAEVGEQDLAEALRTGVDAVRQLGGAAPGDKTMIDTLVPAVDALGESFAAARAAAEQGALATTPLQARKGRASYLGERSVGHQDPGATSSALLIAALAEVAGE; this is encoded by the coding sequence GTGCTCGACGCCGACTTCTTCCGCCGTTGGATGACGGCGACCGCCGCGTCCGTGGAACGCGAGGCGGAACGGCTCACCGCCCTCGACTCGCCGATCGGCGACGCCGACCACGGCAGCAATCTGCAGCGCGGCTTCCGGGCCGTGGCGGAAACCCTGGAGAAGGAGCAGCCGGCCACTCCGGGAGCCGTCCTGACGCTCGCCGGACGCCGGCTGATCTCGACGGTGGGCGGCGCCTCGGGGCCGCTGTACGGGACCCTGCTGCGCCGCACCGGCAAGGCGCTCGGCGACGCGGCCGAGGTCGGCGAGCAGGACCTCGCCGAGGCGCTGCGCACCGGCGTGGACGCGGTCAGGCAGCTCGGCGGCGCGGCGCCCGGCGACAAGACGATGATCGACACGCTCGTGCCGGCCGTCGACGCGCTCGGCGAGTCCTTCGCCGCGGCCCGCGCCGCCGCCGAGCAGGGCGCCCTGGCGACCACGCCCCTGCAGGCACGCAAGGGCCGGGCGAGCTATCTGGGCGAGCGCAGCGTCGGGCACCAGGATCCGGGTGCCACCTCCTCGGCGCTCCTGATCGCGGCTCTCGCGGAGGTGGCCGGTGAGTGA